A stretch of the Porites lutea chromosome 12, jaPorLute2.1, whole genome shotgun sequence genome encodes the following:
- the LOC140921704 gene encoding uncharacterized protein: protein MFSAIFSIVFAMGLVSVESSTVQSAFEVAMRCTKKGWEADVDALASGPVTEEEILEDACIYLREFARCVVNTDPSKYASPEPNIVHFLAACEWQHLYIAERAGICANMPTEKLKKIALDHGVMEKENLKNVEKDEWHDCVGLTMRKCMLLSENLMKEGKSMDFVSATTEYINCFKKADKYKCPAKMLDHYIHTMDVYYQYLEEDKR, encoded by the exons ATGTTTTCAGCGATATTCTCCATCGTTTTTGCTATGGGTTTAGTTTCTGTTGAAAGCAGTACGGTTCAATCTGCTTTTGAAGTTGCCATGAGGTGCACTAAAAAAGGATGGGAAGCGGACGTGGATGCTCTGGCATCAGGCCCTGTCACCGAGGAAGAGATCCTTGAAGATGCTTGCATTTACCTAAGG GAGTTTGCTCGTTGCGTTGTGAATACAGACCCCTCTAAATACGCCTCACCCGAGCCCAATATCGTCCATTTCTTGGCCGCTTGCGAATGGCAGCATCTGTACATAGCAGAGAGGGCTGGAATTTGTGCCAACATGCCGACAGAAAAGCTAAAGAAGATCGCATTAGATCACG gTGTAatggagaaagaaaatttgaagaATGTTG AGAAGGACGAATGGCATGATTGCGTTGGACTTACGATGCGCAAATGCATGTTGCTATCTGAAAACCTGATGAAGGAAGGTAAATCGATGGATTTCGTGTCCGCAACGACCGAGTACATCAACTGTTTTAAAAAGGCAGACAAGTATAAGTGTCCGGCAAAAATGCTTGATCACTATATTCACACTATGGATGTTTATTATCAATACCTGGAGGAAGACAAAAGATGA